The following nucleotide sequence is from Salvia miltiorrhiza cultivar Shanhuang (shh) chromosome 7, IMPLAD_Smil_shh, whole genome shotgun sequence.
TCGCTGATTCCACAATATTAATCGAACTATATAGGGGATGACGTATATTttgtaataaatatatttattaattttttgtgcGTAGGTGGATTGCCTCGCTGAAGCCTACACTGAAATGGGAGAACCATTTTCCCCACAGATGAAGAAGCTATTCCCTCTGCCTAATGTGGATTAGCATTTTCTACTATGTCTTTGTGTCACTTTTAATGTCGCCCTAATTTTATGTATGGACTGTAATATTATTAGTCGGACAAAGCGTTTGGGTTAGTTTGTAATTTGCACGTGTTAAACTTTATTTAGTAATATCATATTCCAAATGCCATGTTATTTCGTTTCTTCATGTGAaacttcttttttaaaattgtctATAAATGGACATTTAGGTGAGTTCGATTTTTGGAAAAACAACAAACTatcattgtttttattttttgtcgGTATACTAATCCTGCATGGAGTCGCCACCTCCTTCTCCTACTGCATCGCCACCTCCACCTTCACCTCCTCCTTCACCGCCACCCTTACGCCCAATCCACCAAGATGACGTTTTCTACATCCTTCCATGGGAAAGGCACCTGGAGACCAACGTGTTAGCTTCTATTTCTGAGGAAAAAGGACGAGGCATGTGGGTTTACGGTGCCGAAGCTGGCAACCTGCAATGCCTTGAGCGCATAAAGGTCATGATTGAAGCCACTCAACAAATTTACATTCCCATTGACGACTATGTGCGCAAGGTTCTTGAATGGGAGACGCGTTTCAATTGCTTTTCTATGCTGCTCGAAATATACGGGATGTTTCACGACCGTTATCAGAACTCCTTAATCGGGAGTGACGACACGTGGCGTCAAATACAAGTTGTAAGGTTTTAACTCCTATTTCTATTTTGTTACAAGTACCACCAGTAAGATTGACACCAACAAACTTACTTAATATTAGGAACGGCCTCATCTCATGTGCTACTATGAGGAGGGCGAAGCTGATTTCTACTTTCTCAAAGACATATTCACGCCAGAACCCAAGGCGACGACGTCCGAAGAGCTTTTGTCCGACTCGCCCGTGGAATCGGACGAATAGGCCGAAAAACCCTACCGGAACATCGTAGGCTTGTCGTGCATGCAGCGTGTGTTAATTAATGTTTAGTTGCTTGTTAGGGGTGTGGGTTGCATGCACTGTTTGGTTGCTTGTACGTTGTACCAAGATTGTATTTACTTGTGGATGTTAGCCCCCCTAATCATTTGCCGAACCGTAGATTAAAAGGACTATGTGATTTTGAAATCTGCCGCAACATGAGTATTCCGATAAGTGTTGGCCTTATAAGCAGCCGACTTGCGTCATTATGCAATGAGGTTTATGAGTGATTGCTGAAATATAATTACGAGAATTATTTGTTGCTATCCTATAAACAAGTAATGCATTTCGGTGATCACCACGAAGTGCCGAATGGAGCGGCAACAAATCATCACGAATTGCCGGTATGTCCTTGTTCAAAGGGTGGGAAGAATGCCCAGAATCAGACAAGATTCATTTTCCGACACCAATTTGTTTTCatacatttatttaaaattaagttttttttgtCTTCATATGTGGTAAATACTTTTTTTATGGTTATCGTGCATGCTGAAGTCATTTAAAAGGATTCATAGTCTTTTACATAGTTTCACTTTCGGCACAGATTTCGTCAAAGTAAATTATAATGTGTATtaaattgcctataaatagacaTATTGGTGAGTTCCCTTTTCATTGCCCCTCACCACATTTCTGTCATAGTGTACTTGCACAATAAGTCTGGGCAGCCATGGATCCCCCACCACCGCTCGAACCAATCAAACAAAATGACGTCTTCTACACAGGTCATTGGGACGATTTCCTTGAGTTTAACGTCCTGCACGACATTAGTATAGCCAAACATTTTGGCAGGTGGGTTAATGGTGACGACGCTACCAATCTTCGCGCTCTGGAACGTATTAGCTATGGTGTAGAATTTGCGCGTCAACTTTCCATTCCCCTGGATGAGTACGTGCGCAAGGTTACGGAATGGCAGACTCGTTACAATAACTTCAAAGGAATGCTCCAGATGTACCCTGTGGTCCATGACGCATTCCGAAACACGATTCGTGCATCTGAAGCCACCTGGCGGAAGATCCAAGCCGTAAGCTCATGTCGACaaccaatttttttctttatgtgGAAACATTGTATCGGCACTAaattgtttttctttattttcaggAACGACCGCATCTAATGTGTTACTATAATGAGGGTGAACGTAATTGGGGCCTCCTCGAAATAATATTTACTCCACCACCGCACGAGTCGGACAACGACTCGTATGGTGGGTTCGAGTCGGACGAGTAACGAGGTTTCATATGTAATGCTACTAAGCTGCTGTAATTGTACTTATTTCGTGCGGTATGTTGCCTTGATATTCGGcaacaataaataaaatggtTTAATAATGCGTTGTTTACTATTTGATGTTAATTTTTGCCTATTTTGTTTTCTAAGTTATTTGTAACACAATAGCTAGGAaaaaaatatttgcaactattcTCGGCATCTGTCATTCCTCATTGCCGACATTAGGTAGTAGCCTGTACGTATAAATCTTTTTGACTATGACTTTTTGGTTTTTTGTGTCACATGCTTCAATCCAATTAACAAGTGCAGCATGACCTTGTATTGTATAGCAACTATAATGTGCACTTACAAGGGGGTTTTTGGAAGGAAATATATATAGTATGTCAATTTTCATATTTACAActtgaccttataatttgacaagaaaatacatcaatttacaGCCTAATAGCAACTATAATGTGCATTTTATAGTCTGACCATAAAATGCATATTATAGTTGCTATTTATTCTCacttataacatgaccttgaaattaaattagtataataatagCCATCTTTAGTAataatatttctaattttactttaattgcaaaatatagtatatatatagatatatatttgataaatatacatctatattatataattgataatttattttccttcaCTTTCGGCATACATGAGTGGAAAATAAGTTTGGCAAAACTATCATTTATTTAATAGTGGCAGAGGTCTGCAATTGATTCCCTTGTAATATTGGCATGGGTCTGCGTGATATGAAAGTTGCATGCAAGTCTCACCACCTGTTCTGTCCTTTGGGCAGATATATCGGCAATCACAAAAACAAAGTTGTATAGACATTGCTGTATTTAATTGTGGCTGTTATGATTTGAAAGGTGCTAGAACTTGACAGTATAAAAATGTTGCATGCCAGTTGGAACACCTTTTCTTGCCATTCGGCAGATATGTCGGCaagcaaataaattaaagtgcaTTACTTGTTGgcagaaatttaaaatttgcaaTTATGGTATGTTTTTTTTAGTATTAGTATTTTATAATAAGTTTCTATACTAAATTGTTTGTTTGTGGaaaattgcctataaatatatacattgcCGAGTTCCATATTTGGCAACACACCTAGTACAATCTTGTACTTAAAGAGTTTCCATGGattcaccaccaccacccctACCACCCCTACAACCAATAAGCCAAGATGACGTGTTCTATACAGGACAATGGGTTAGGCATGTCGAGACGGCCGTCTTGGCCGACATCGACTATGAAAAGGACCGTGGAGTTTGGGTTTACGGCGACGACGCTGGCAACCTTCGGTGCCTCGAACGTATTGCCCTGATCAGGGAACAAACTCAACAAGCCTACATCCCTTTGGATGAATATGTGCGTAAGGTTAAGGAGTGGGAAAGTCGTTACAATAACTTCTCAACCCTGCTGGAGATTTACGGTGCGCGGCACGATAGGTTTAACAACATTGTTTCTGCTTGTGACAGTACGTGGCGCCGGATACAAGTCGTAAGCTCGTCTGAACAACAACTTTATTCATTAGTTGTCACAATATAGTAATGTTTAACTTGATAGATATACTCATTTTGCAGCAAAGCCCACACCTTATGTGCTACTACACCGAGGGGGAAGCTAATTGGCTATTCATCAAGAGCATATTTACTCCACCGCCGTCGGAGTCAACTTCGGAATCATATGGATCCTATAACTCTGGCGACGACTCTCCGTGTTATCCTGGCACTCCTGTACGTCCGACTATTCTACCATGAACAATGGAAGAATAGGCGGATGGAGTATGTTGCACGATCCTTACGTACGATCTTTGTGCATGCATGTTTCATGTTTGTTGGTGTTTGATCAAGATTGTGTGTTGTTTGTTTTTAAATTCCCAGAAATGTATTGTGGGATTTCGAATCACACAATACATGTACTGTTTGCGTTATCTCACCCTCGTTCGTATGTTCATGTAAGTTTTGTACGTATCCTTTTTATCATCTAGTGAAGTGAGGTTGCTAAATTTGAGTAGGATAATTCAAATTGCCGACATTATAACTGTCCGAAATATACAATACTGCCGAAGTAAATTGAGCTGCCGAAATCTATGTTTTTTTAACCGAAATAGAATAATTCAAATTGCCGACAATATAACTGCCGAAATATACAATACTGCCGAAGTAATTTGAGTTGCCgaaatttatgtttatttacCGAAATAGGATAATTCAAATTGCCGACATTACAACTGCCGAAATATACAATACTGCCGAAGTAATTTGAGTTGCCgaaatttatgtttatttacCGAAATAGGACAATTCAAATTGCCGACAATATAACTGCCGAAATATACAATACTGCCGAAGTAAATTGAGCTGtcgaaatttatgtttttttaaccGAAATAGGATAATTCAAATTGCCGACAATATAACTGCCGAAATATACAATACTGCCGAACTAATTTGAGTTGCCgaaatttatgtttatttacCGAAATAGGATAATTCAAATTGCCGACATTACAACTGCCGAAATATACAATACTGCCGAAGTAAATTGAGCTTCAGACATGACAACTGCGCGAGCATAATATCCTTCATCTATTGCtcaaataaattagagaagagAATATTAGTTTTCTCAGAGGATAAAACAATAGCGTATATACATGCACACGAGACTTACTGATTCACAATAGCATTGCCCATGAACGGGCGCTGCATCTTCATCTTTATGTAACCGCGAAGACCTTCTCCTCTTCTCAGTTGCCGGCTGCTCACAGCCTACTTCTGTCTGCTTCTTTTTGGGAGTACTAGTACTCGCGCCATCATGAGCCTTCCGATGCTTTTTGGGAGCACTAGTACTCGCGCCATCGCCAGCCGTCCGCTGCTTTTTGGGAGCACTAGTACTCGCGCCATCGCCAGCCTTCCGCTTCTTCCACTTGGGCTCGGGATCCAACAAATGAACATGATGCAACAACTTATCGATAGCAATAGGGCTTCCAACAGCCGTATCGAATCCAATGTGTTCTATGAGTCGCATCTCAAACTCATCAAATACAATCGGCCGCTGCACATAGTTTTAAAAACAATTACATTTTCAGTATGTGTGTTGgtccaaataaaaaataaataaatacttgtaaTAGAATAGTAACttacaatctcattttcaaattcggGTTTGAAGTATTCCATAAGCACATCAAGCTTGTAGAAACTTTCTGTAGACCATCGCAACATGCGCGGATGCAAAGATTCGACACTTTCTACCCTTGTGGCACACATCTCGCCAAGTTTTTTATACACTTCATATAAAAAAACTTGCAAAACGATTGTGCATCCACATGCATCGAAGGCGGGTGACTGGTTGCTGGCTAGTTTATCATCAACTATCAGCCTCGCATTGTGCGAAACTGTCACCAAAAACTGATAGCTAACAAGTCCCCAGGGATAAAGGTTGAATTTGGCCAGATCATCAACTAGATGAATGTATTCAATTTCTATGCGCTTATGTGTTTTATGCCTCGGCAAGAGCAGACCGTACAAAACAAGCAGAAGAGCTAATTTCAAGCAATTCTCACTAGCCCCTCCACTACTCGTTGCATGATGGTCAAATTTTTTAACAATGTCATCTAAATAAAGCACTTGATCACCACCAAATACATCATGATGAAAATCAGATCGTGTGGGCGGTGCAGACCAATCGGAAAACCTCAAACCACTTATAGCTAAGTACTCAGGTGGGCCTAATTCAACAACCTTATTATTAAACCTAAAACCAAGCTTCCTACGCTCTAAACTATTCTTATCAATATTCCTATACAATATAAACATTAATTGCCCCTGAAATTGCAGACTTTTTAACTGCAAAAAATGGCCGAAGCAAGAAGCACGAAACAATTCAAGATTCGCAGCATTTAACCCGTCCCTAATCAATTGCAAATAACTCGTATCACATCGGCCTGATACAAAGGCACGAGCATCTACAGACAGACAAACAAGTGATtcatttttaaatgaaaatcaGTTAACCAGAACCAACGCAagatcaaaaaaattaaaacaatataCAAACCACCACCACAACCAACTACATATATAAACAAAACAACCAAAacgtaaaaaaaaatacctgaagaactagcatccttcttcttcttgttctgcCTTTTTTGCTTTGCCATAGTATAACTGAAAATGGGGATTCAAAAATTAAGCCATATTTACACCACCAAACGATATATGAAAATGAAGACCGATTCACCATACGAAACGAAGACCGACCTCCAAACGAGGAACCGATTGTATTTCAAGATTCACTGTCAGGCCGAAACGAAGACCGACCTCCAAACGAGGAACCGATTTACAACAAGCTTCACTGTCAGGAAGATAAAAATCGAAATAAGAGAGGCagaagaaaatggagaagaagagaaaaagaagCGGGAAAATAATAATGGCTAAAATGAAACAAAACGCCTTTTAAAGAGACATTTTCGAATAACAGCTGCCGAACTAAAATCATGTCAGCCAAGCATTTAAATTGGCTTGCCGAATAAGCGCTGCCGAAATAatggaaaataattaaatttattcaataaaatatgcGGACCTGAATTTCATCTAATAGATATAtatctaaaattaatattttccacAACTATaagttaaaatatatattttcatttgcCGATACCAAAAAAAAAGGCACTCCGACCTCTGAGAAAAAAATCGCTCGTactgtatttaaaatataaattatagtatGAAATAAAATGCTTTTTTTAACTGAATTAAATTTCGGCAAAAATTATGACATGCCGAAGTAAATATAGCCTGCCAAACCTGATTGCCGAACTTATTAACATTtgccaaaataaaaaatgtgttGCCGAATATTAAATGCCAAACCGtataacataattaaagaaaCTGATATTTATTCTAAAGGaacaaattttagaaaaaaaaataaattcaaaataaatgattttttttaaaattacttCTAGTTTGTATTTATTTAACTTCTTAAActaactataaaaattattattttgccTAACTATaagtttaatatatattaaatttttcaaATACGTTTGCCGAACAAAAATAATATCTGTCAACCATAACACATGTGTTGCCGATCAAAAATAATgagttaaattatatatttgtattcaAATATACTTTTGTTTTGCCGATCAAAAATAATCTTTGCCAAGCATACAAAATGGGTGCCGAGATTAATTGCCGATAACAtggaaaataatgaaatttattcaataaaatatgcCGACCTCAATTTCATCTAATAAATATCtatctaaaattaatattttctacaactatgagttaaattatatatttgcaaattcaattttcttgtatttattaaaaattaaataaatttattgaaattcaatACATGGCTTGCCAAACTAAATTAAACTTACAAATTAAATATCTATcggaacaaaattaaaaatacaaattattttaagtaaaataaatttattgaaattcaatTTTCTTGTATTTATTTCACATGATAAACTTACTCAGAAAAGTAATATTTACAGAATTATaagtttaatatatatatatatatatatatatatatatataaatttaaaaatatgtttGCCGAACTAAATTAATGTCTGCCAAGCATAATACATGGCTTGCCAAATAGTGATTGCCGAAAATATGGAAACTCGTGCTAGGAATTACCACAGAGCATTGAtcaaagaaaatataatatatatatatatatatatatatatatgtatgtatgtagattcttttaaaataaaagaaatttattcaatttcaatttgCTTTTATCTATTTCACATAATAAACATAGTtcgaaaattaatattttcaataattataagtttaattatatattaaaattttaaaatatgtttgCCAAAGTAAATTAATATTTGCCGAGCATTTAAATTGGCTTGCCGAATTTACTTGCCGAAACTCATCGAAATGCGTGATTGGAATGACAACTGAACCTAGATCAGACCAACTTTGAAAAATGGGGTTACTACAAATGATTACTTAAACGGAAGTTAACATCGTTATGTTTAATTTGgctttaaatttattcaaaGCCATAAAGTTAACCTTTACACGTGTCGCACATCCGATCTAGGAGTGCCGGCGACCCTGGTGTAGGGTAGAATTTACCGTATTTGGGTTAGATGTGCAATATCTCCTCAAGTAAGGGATAAAACTGCAATTCCGCCGCATAAACATATGACTCATGAGTATTCCTTCTCTTATCCTTCCCCTCCCTCACTCCCTCTCTCACACATGTTCATCAATATTAGCTGGAGCAATATTTGCAAACTGCTATAAATGGCCGCCGCATTTCGAATTCTGTATTTCCCTCCCGCCACCTCCCACACCCACCTGCCGCTACCCAACCACCGTCTTCTTCTATCCGTCGGCAGCAGGCCTCGGAAGTCCAATTTACACCTGTTCCTCAACGCCCCACTCCGAGCCCTTCCAGCTATTCAATCACAAATTACCGCCGAATCAGAAGATGAAGTTTCTACGACGAGGTTGCTCGTCCAGAATGTTCCATGGACATCCACCGAGGATGATCTTCGCCCCCTCTTTCAGAAGTATGGCACTGTTGTCGAAATTGAGGTGACTTTCCCTATCTTATTTGTACTCCCTTCTTCTTTTCTGGTTtctcattttgtttttttgtttttttgaagtTTTCAATGTATAATAAAGAAAGGAATAGGGGTCTTGCTTTTGTGACTATGGGTTCTCCTGATGAAGCACTTGCTGCTTTCAACAGCCTCGAAGCCTCTGTAAGCTAAAACAATTTCATTTCTGCACCGATCTCAACATGAACATGAACATGAACATAATTGTTTGAATGAGGTGATTGTGTAGGAATTTGAGGGTAGAGTGTTGAAGCTTAATTGGGCAAAACCGAAGAAGCCGAAGCAGCCGCCGTCCCCGCCGCGGCCTAAGGCAGTGCACAATTTGTTCGTGACGTTTTTACCGTTTCAGGCGAGGTCCAAGGACCTCAAGGAGTTCTTCAATGCTCATAATGCTAATGCAGTTTCTGCTGAAATCATATTTCGTGATAATCCTCGCCGATCAGCTGGTTATGGCTTTGTGTCCTTCAACACTAAGGCAGAGGCCGATGCAGCACTCGCTGCGTTTCAAGGAAaggtataataataattaataatgaatGTGGCTTATTAGTTATTAGACTCTCGAGGCGTTTAATTTGCATGATAGATACGATACATGATTGAGCCTCATTTCTTCAATCCCACTctttcaatgggatatgaatcCACCAAAACTAACTTTAATGATTGAATTAATCGAGAgatattccaaagtttcaatccatccaagtaaacaagggattagtcTATGTATCAAGGCTAATCTTTGAAAGTAAACGCCCTCTAAATGTTGTTGTGTTTCAGGAGTTTATGGGGAGAACCTTACGCGTTGCGCCAAGTAAGAGATTCTTGAGGCAGGAAACAGCGGCGACTATTCAATCAGCAAGTGAAAGTGAGTCGGGCTCTTCCGAAGAAACCTCATCGTCTACTGAGGTTTAGTTGCTTAGTTTTACAAGTGTTTGAATGCATCCTCATATGCTAGATGAAAAAATGTTGATCATTGGCATTAGAATGGGGAGTGAAGATAACTTGATAGCTTTCTTGTCGACTTCCTCTTCTACAAATTTTTGGATTCAGCAGAAATCTACATGATGAAGATATAAATACTCAATTATATGAGCAAACAGTTTTGATATGGAGATCCATGATCTTTGAGTGTGTTTTCTCCCAAACAACATCTTCTTTTGTATCCAATCCAACTGCTGTATCTATTCTTTTTGGGGTGAATGAGCTCTTTCTTCAATATATCCCTTAGGT
It contains:
- the LOC130992655 gene encoding 28 kDa ribonucleoprotein, chloroplastic codes for the protein MAAAFRILYFPPATSHTHLPLPNHRLLLSVGSRPRKSNLHLFLNAPLRALPAIQSQITAESEDEVSTTRLLVQNVPWTSTEDDLRPLFQKYGTVVEIEFSMYNKERNRGLAFVTMGSPDEALAAFNSLEASEFEGRVLKLNWAKPKKPKQPPSPPRPKAVHNLFVTFLPFQARSKDLKEFFNAHNANAVSAEIIFRDNPRRSAGYGFVSFNTKAEADAALAAFQGKEFMGRTLRVAPSKRFLRQETAATIQSASESESGSSEETSSSTEV